A portion of the Cellulophaga algicola DSM 14237 genome contains these proteins:
- a CDS encoding PorP/SprF family type IX secretion system membrane protein, protein MKKYLIIALFVFAGTTTLSAQQDAQYTQYMYNTISVNPAYAGSRGVLSIAALHRSQWVGLDGAPTTQTLNIHAPVSRRIGLGLSIVNDEIGNGTNQDTYFDAAFSYTIPTSEEGKLSFGLKAGGHFLNIDFSKLRNYGAESNLPNVDNKFSPNFGAGVYYHTDKFYSGLSLPNFLQTEHFDSAGTNSSSFLAEERLNIYFITGYVFDLNPNLKFKPAGLVKAVKGAPLQIDVSANFLINDKFSVGAAYRWDAAVSLLAGFQISEQLMLGLAYDKETTDLGATRFNDGSFEIFLRYEFLTRYKKVITPRFF, encoded by the coding sequence ATGAAAAAATATTTGATCATAGCACTCTTTGTCTTTGCAGGGACCACCACTCTCTCTGCACAGCAAGATGCACAATACACACAGTACATGTACAATACCATCTCGGTGAATCCTGCTTATGCAGGATCACGAGGGGTACTGAGCATTGCTGCTTTACACCGCTCACAATGGGTGGGCCTTGATGGCGCGCCAACTACGCAAACCCTAAATATACATGCTCCTGTTTCTAGAAGAATAGGTTTAGGACTTTCTATCGTAAATGATGAAATAGGAAATGGCACCAATCAAGATACGTATTTTGATGCCGCATTTTCCTATACCATCCCTACTTCTGAAGAAGGTAAACTTTCATTTGGACTGAAAGCAGGAGGACATTTCTTAAACATCGATTTCTCTAAACTTAGAAATTATGGTGCAGAAAGTAATTTGCCTAATGTAGATAATAAATTCTCTCCTAATTTTGGAGCAGGGGTATATTACCATACCGATAAGTTTTACTCTGGACTATCTCTTCCTAACTTTTTACAAACAGAACATTTTGATAGTGCAGGAACCAATAGCTCCTCTTTCTTAGCAGAAGAGCGTTTGAATATTTACTTTATAACAGGTTATGTATTTGATTTAAATCCCAACCTAAAATTCAAACCTGCAGGTCTTGTAAAAGCTGTAAAAGGAGCGCCTTTACAAATAGATGTCTCGGCTAACTTCCTCATTAATGATAAATTTTCTGTAGGAGCTGCATACCGTTGGGATGCTGCAGTGAGTTTATTGGCAGGATTCCAAATCTCTGAACAGTTAATGCTAGGATTAGCGTACGATAAAGAAACAACAGATCTTGGGGCTACCCGCTTTAACGATGGGTCTTTTGAAATCTTCTTACGCTATGAATTCTTAACGCGATACAAAAAAGTAATTACACCTAGATTCTTTTAA
- a CDS encoding nucleoid-associated protein: MINLYATQIESISLHRVGNKNKNEAIFLSETPHSLNDETTGLLKEYFFKPFREKEENYFNFANDVDVEFNEMYKITSEIFADPDSIHANSKKIASYLYEQSNHPHIKSGEVYVAHLSGVLLDNVKVDAIGIFKSELKHDFIQFEEKGSNLDIVIQQGININKLDKGCLIFDTGKEEGYKVLSVDSNRYDTKYWLEEFLGVEPLSDDNFKTKNYLKFCQNFAKDVVLPAEDKQQEVLFMNRAVNHFAKNDSFEESNFLNEVMANPDLIPEFQNYKTEKGPKFSVEDVSTFDIANKAVSDARKKIKNVINLDTNIQIKLDFINPESAEKFVEKGWDEEKQMYYYLVYFNKEQKS; this comes from the coding sequence ATGATTAATTTATACGCGACTCAAATAGAAAGTATCTCGCTTCATCGTGTGGGTAACAAAAATAAAAACGAAGCTATTTTCTTATCAGAAACACCGCATAGTTTAAATGATGAAACTACAGGTCTATTAAAAGAATATTTCTTTAAACCTTTTAGAGAAAAAGAAGAAAACTACTTCAACTTTGCTAATGATGTTGACGTAGAATTCAATGAGATGTATAAAATTACTTCTGAAATTTTTGCTGATCCAGATAGTATTCATGCAAATTCGAAAAAAATTGCTTCATACTTATATGAACAATCTAACCACCCACACATTAAAAGTGGTGAGGTTTATGTTGCCCATCTAAGTGGTGTACTTTTAGATAATGTAAAAGTAGATGCCATTGGTATCTTTAAAAGTGAATTAAAGCATGACTTTATTCAATTTGAAGAAAAGGGAAGTAATTTAGATATTGTTATTCAACAAGGTATTAACATTAATAAATTAGACAAAGGATGTTTAATTTTCGATACTGGAAAAGAAGAAGGGTATAAAGTCTTATCTGTAGATAGTAATAGGTATGATACTAAATATTGGCTAGAAGAATTTTTAGGTGTAGAACCACTTTCTGATGATAATTTTAAGACTAAAAACTATCTGAAATTTTGTCAGAACTTTGCAAAAGATGTGGTTTTGCCTGCGGAAGATAAACAGCAAGAAGTACTTTTCATGAACAGAGCAGTGAATCATTTTGCTAAAAATGATTCTTTTGAGGAAAGCAATTTCTTGAATGAAGTAATGGCAAATCCAGATTTGATTCCTGAATTTCAAAATTATAAGACAGAAAAAGGTCCTAAATTTAGCGTAGAGGATGTTTCTACATTTGATATTGCCAACAAAGCAGTGTCTGATGCTAGAAAAAAAATAAAGAATGTTATTAATTTAGATACCAATATTCAAATAAAACTAGACTTCATCAATCCAGAATCAGCAGAAAAATTTGTTGAAAAAGGATGGGATGAAGAAAAGCAAATGTATTACTATCTAGTGTATTTTAATAAGGAACAAAAAAGCTAA
- a CDS encoding OmpA family protein: MKINLSHIVLYTAFACFGLQAQEKQVEKAQSKFNSFDYADAISTYEDLIKEGYSSEEVYKNLGDANYMNAQYKEASTWYQKLFELENTTIDSEYLYRYAQTLKSLKEYDASDAWMEKFDQAKATDGRAQKFNSEKDYLTAIKENSGRYTIKNLPINSKESDFSPAFYENELIFSSARDSGTVTKTIHLWNRKSFLNLYKTTVTENDDFTTPTKLSKTVNKKAHESSPVFTKDGQTMYFTRNNFKNGSFSRDEEGVSHLKLYKATLKDGAWTDITALPFNGEDYSTAHPALSTDETKLYFASDRPGTIGASDIFYVTINTDGSYGTPVNLGSSVNTESRETFPNISDAAILYFASDGHPGLGGLDVFGIDLAELERTKAKNLGQPLNSEQDDFSYIINDTTKKGYFASNREHGVGSDDIYSFSESKALDFNCYSNLKGIVKDEKTKEIIADAILNITNANGEIIGKGISDSEGNFDLDSSCEKGTYTIITLKENYAEATTAVEIGTNLEINNIEIFLISNFAPADLGADLAKKLNLEKIYFDFDQSYIRKDAQIIMEKVIAYLNQYPNTKIRIGSHTDAIANDAYNSRLSERRAKATYEYLVKKGIAASRLTFKGFGETQLNNECKNTVNCSAEKHQLNRRSEFIVIE, from the coding sequence ATGAAAATTAACTTATCACATATTGTTCTCTATACTGCCTTTGCGTGCTTTGGCTTGCAAGCACAGGAAAAACAAGTGGAAAAAGCGCAATCTAAATTTAATAGTTTTGATTATGCAGATGCTATTAGTACGTATGAAGATTTAATCAAAGAAGGATATTCTTCTGAAGAAGTCTATAAAAATCTTGGAGATGCAAACTATATGAATGCTCAATACAAAGAGGCATCAACTTGGTATCAAAAATTGTTTGAACTGGAAAATACTACGATTGATTCTGAGTATCTGTACCGGTATGCTCAAACCTTAAAATCTTTGAAAGAATATGATGCCTCGGATGCCTGGATGGAAAAATTTGACCAAGCAAAAGCTACTGATGGCCGTGCTCAAAAATTTAATAGCGAAAAAGACTATCTAACCGCTATCAAAGAAAATTCTGGTCGCTACACCATTAAAAATTTACCAATCAATTCTAAAGAATCTGACTTCTCTCCTGCTTTCTATGAAAATGAATTAATATTTTCTTCTGCAAGAGATTCAGGAACCGTAACCAAAACAATTCACCTTTGGAACAGAAAATCATTCTTAAACTTATACAAAACAACGGTAACAGAGAATGATGATTTTACAACCCCTACAAAGCTTTCTAAAACAGTGAATAAAAAAGCACATGAATCTTCTCCTGTTTTCACTAAAGATGGTCAGACTATGTACTTTACCCGAAATAATTTTAAAAATGGAAGCTTTTCTAGAGATGAAGAAGGTGTGAGCCATTTAAAATTGTACAAAGCAACTTTAAAGGACGGGGCATGGACAGATATTACTGCATTGCCTTTTAATGGAGAAGACTATTCTACGGCACACCCTGCATTAAGTACGGATGAAACTAAATTGTATTTTGCTTCGGACAGACCCGGAACTATAGGGGCTTCTGATATTTTTTATGTGACTATTAATACTGATGGCTCTTATGGAACTCCAGTCAACTTAGGAAGCTCTGTAAATACAGAATCTAGAGAAACGTTTCCTAATATTTCTGATGCAGCTATTTTATATTTCGCCTCAGACGGACATCCTGGATTAGGAGGCTTAGATGTTTTCGGAATTGATTTAGCCGAATTAGAACGAACGAAAGCAAAGAACTTAGGGCAACCTTTAAATAGTGAGCAGGATGATTTTTCATACATTATCAATGACACAACTAAAAAAGGCTATTTTGCTTCTAACCGTGAACATGGTGTAGGTAGTGATGATATTTACAGTTTTTCAGAATCAAAAGCCCTAGACTTTAACTGTTACTCAAATTTAAAAGGCATCGTAAAAGATGAAAAAACAAAAGAAATAATAGCTGATGCTATATTAAATATCACCAATGCAAACGGTGAAATTATAGGAAAAGGTATTTCTGATTCTGAAGGAAACTTTGATCTAGACAGCTCTTGTGAAAAAGGAACATATACCATCATCACCTTAAAAGAAAATTACGCAGAAGCAACTACCGCAGTTGAAATAGGAACAAACTTAGAAATCAATAATATTGAAATTTTTCTTATTTCTAATTTTGCTCCCGCAGATTTAGGAGCAGATCTTGCTAAAAAATTAAATTTAGAGAAAATCTATTTTGATTTTGATCAATCTTATATTAGAAAAGATGCACAAATAATAATGGAAAAGGTCATAGCTTATTTAAACCAATACCCAAATACTAAAATAAGAATTGGTTCTCATACAGATGCTATAGCAAATGATGCCTATAACAGTAGGCTTTCTGAACGAAGAGCCAAAGCTACCTATGAGTACTTAGTGAAGAAAGGTATTGCTGCTTCCCGATTAACATTCAAAGGATTTGGCGAGACGCAATTAAACAACGAATGTAAAAACACCGTTAACTGTAGCGCTGAAAAACACCAACTCAATAGAAGATCTGAGTTTATTGTTATAGAATAA
- a CDS encoding COX15/CtaA family protein encodes MQKYFRKIAQITLVLVYLVIVAGAVVRMTGSGMGCPDWPKCFGYYIPPTDESVLKWEENKDFEKGQVIIHREALKVAKSDFTTSATYNTSNWENYTKHDYAIFNVWHTWIEYINRLFGALAGFGTLILAICSFGYWKKSKLITILSWLVVFGMGFQAWLGATVVYSVLEPVKITVHMVMALVIVAMLIYIIYKTAVAGKEQNANPNLLKLLWASLIATLIQIIIGTQVRQFVDLQIDIFGENAKNQWLLNPNIQFYIHRTFSIFVALLNLYIAYLIYKFGVGFEKIRWVLLLLLLEIVSGITMYYIDFPFGSQTFHMVVASILFGVQFYLVLEASKTKSNPNSL; translated from the coding sequence ATGCAAAAGTACTTTAGAAAAATAGCCCAAATAACCTTAGTATTGGTGTATTTGGTGATCGTAGCAGGAGCTGTCGTGCGCATGACGGGGAGTGGAATGGGATGTCCTGATTGGCCTAAATGTTTTGGATATTACATACCTCCTACAGATGAATCTGTTTTGAAATGGGAAGAAAATAAAGATTTTGAAAAGGGTCAAGTAATTATTCACCGTGAAGCTTTAAAAGTTGCTAAATCAGACTTTACGACCTCAGCAACCTACAATACATCTAATTGGGAGAATTACACCAAACACGATTATGCTATTTTTAATGTTTGGCATACCTGGATTGAATATATTAATAGACTTTTTGGAGCACTAGCTGGTTTTGGCACCCTTATACTTGCAATTTGTTCTTTTGGATATTGGAAAAAAAGTAAGCTTATAACAATACTCTCTTGGCTGGTAGTTTTCGGGATGGGGTTTCAAGCATGGTTAGGAGCTACAGTTGTCTATTCTGTATTAGAACCTGTTAAAATTACCGTACATATGGTCATGGCTCTTGTAATTGTAGCTATGTTAATCTATATTATTTATAAAACTGCTGTAGCAGGTAAAGAGCAGAACGCAAATCCTAACTTATTAAAACTACTTTGGGCTTCTTTAATAGCTACCCTTATCCAAATTATAATAGGAACTCAAGTACGGCAATTTGTAGACTTGCAAATAGATATTTTTGGAGAAAACGCTAAAAATCAATGGCTACTGAATCCCAATATTCAATTCTACATCCATAGAACTTTTTCCATTTTTGTAGCTTTATTAAATCTATATATCGCATATCTAATTTACAAGTTTGGAGTAGGCTTTGAAAAAATAAGATGGGTATTATTATTATTATTGTTAGAAATTGTATCAGGAATAACCATGTATTATATAGATTTTCCTTTTGGCAGTCAGACCTTTCACATGGTTGTAGCGTCTATTCTTTTTGGCGTGCAATTCTATTTGGTTTTAGAGGCCTCAAAAACTAAATCAAACCCTAATTCTTTGTAA
- a CDS encoding IS1096 element passenger TnpR family protein, producing the protein MIYKIRIILDTKEDIFRDIEIEASTTLEDFHNAITQAFGFLGNEMASFYTCDEEWIQDEEIALHDISENGSDIRLMNETFLEDIITEDTPKLIYVYDFLSMWTFFVELADIVPKEDGRTYPNILFSFGELPDSPPEKKFEADPSFDFDDTFDNYDDLDFDENWN; encoded by the coding sequence ATGATTTATAAGATTCGAATAATTTTAGATACAAAGGAAGATATCTTTAGAGACATTGAAATTGAGGCAAGTACCACGCTAGAAGATTTTCATAATGCCATAACCCAAGCTTTTGGGTTTTTAGGTAATGAAATGGCATCTTTCTATACTTGTGATGAAGAATGGATTCAAGATGAAGAGATTGCTTTACATGACATCAGTGAAAATGGTTCTGATATTCGTTTAATGAACGAAACGTTTCTAGAAGATATTATCACAGAAGACACCCCTAAACTTATCTATGTCTATGATTTTTTAAGTATGTGGACCTTCTTTGTAGAGCTAGCAGATATTGTTCCTAAAGAAGATGGTAGAACCTATCCTAACATATTATTTAGTTTTGGTGAATTACCAGATTCTCCTCCTGAAAAAAAATTTGAGGCTGACCCCTCTTTTGATTTTGATGATACTTTTGACAATTATGACGATTTAGATTTTGATGAAAACTGGAATTAA